GATCTCGGAGACGCTTTACGACGGCCTGGTACTCGGCGAGGTCGTTTCGGGAATGGGGGAAGGGGCATACTACGTTAAACAGTACGCTCCCCTGATAAAGGAGTACCTTGGCTTCGAACCCTATCCCGGCACGCTGAACGTTAAGGTGCTGTTCCCGAAGACCATCTTCGATGCCCTCTGTCAGGTCAGGCCCGTGATCCTGCCGGGCTTCACGAGGAACGGAAGGACCTTCGGGGACGTTAAGGCCTACCGCGTTCGGGTGGAGGGGGTAGAGGGGGCCATTGTGATACCCTCCAGAACCGTCCATCCACCGAAGATCGCCGAGGTAATCGCTCCCGAGTGCCTCAGGGAGAGGCTTGGACTCAAAGACGGGAGCAGGGTAAGGATACAGGTCGTGAGATGATGAGGTGGCTTTCCGTACTCACGTGGGCCGGCGTTGGTGCCTTTTTGGGATTCGCCATAGCGGTCGGCCTTTACTCAGCAACCGGAAACGAGAACTTCGTGTACCTCATATACCTCGGAACGCTCCTCGGGGGCCTTCTTGGAGTGAGGTATCCTATGGAGATGCAGGCGTCCCCTTTCGCGTTCCTCCTGGGGTTCCTCGCAACGAGCCTTCTGGCAGTCCTCTGGACCGTAACTGACATCGGGACGGCCGGGATGTACGCTTTCCTTGCGGTCGTAATGGCCCTCATGATGCTCTCCGGGTTCAGCTGTTTCCTCGACATGTTTCTGGCCCCCCTGACCTACGTGGGTGGGTTTGGCGTTGCGATGCTGACCTTCAGGGGTTATCCATCACTCCATGGTTCTGAGGGGGCCATTGCGGGCCTCTTCACCGCCGGAATCATGGGGGCGATAGTGGTCTTCTTCGGCGTGTTCGCGAGATGGGCGTTCATCGCGGCCAGAAACGTCACGCGGCGGTAACGTTTAAATACATCCGGCAACAACCGGACCCGGTGATGCTCATGGTGATGCGCCTTTCAAAGCTCTACGGGAAGCAGATATACGACACCAAGGGTTACTACGTGGGCTACACGGACGAGGTTCTAATCGAGATAGACCGGGGCAGGGGAAAGGTGCTCGCCCTCGGCCTCCCCGGCGAGAAGGTGGGGATTCCCTACGACAAGGTCACGGCGATAGGCGACATAATCCTCGTAAAGGCCCGGGAGTGATCACTCCTCTTTAACTTTTAAGGCCTCGAGGAACCTCTCGGTTATGGCTTCTTCTGCCAGTCTTAGCAGTGAATCCTTGTCCTTCGCAAGCTTGAAGATTCCCAGGGGGATCCTCGCACCGCCCGACTGGGAATGGCCACCGCCACTGCCGATTCCCTCGAAGGCTTCCTTCAGAACCGCCCCTATGTTAACCCGCACATCGCGGGTCCTCGCGGAGATCTCTATCCTGTCGTCAACGATTCCGAAGACGAGGACGGTCGTTATGCCCTCAAGGCGGAGGAGGAAGTCCGCCGATTCGGCTATCGCGTCCCTGTTCGTTATGAACCCTACGTTGCTGAT
The window above is part of the Thermococcus sp. P6 genome. Proteins encoded here:
- a CDS encoding DUF120 domain-containing protein, giving the protein MKKVQALILLARRGATGRMVRVTLRELAGELGMSPQSVLRLLDEMESEGLVERDVIGRKTYVGISPEGLTFLEKLCDAISETLYDGLVLGEVVSGMGEGAYYVKQYAPLIKEYLGFEPYPGTLNVKVLFPKTIFDALCQVRPVILPGFTRNGRTFGDVKAYRVRVEGVEGAIVIPSRTVHPPKIAEVIAPECLRERLGLKDGSRVRIQVVR
- a CDS encoding PRC-barrel domain-containing protein, whose product is MVMRLSKLYGKQIYDTKGYYVGYTDEVLIEIDRGRGKVLALGLPGEKVGIPYDKVTAIGDIILVKARE